The DNA sequence ATTGTTCTTGCAACATTTGTTCCCACAATGCAGTATCATAATATGCATGACTCCACACTAAACTGCTTGTTCCACGAAGTGCGCTTTGATTAAAAATCTTCATACTGAGTTCTTTATACAAATCAGAAACTTCGTCTAAAGATTTTCGTTTCGGTGATCCTGTTAATTATAGTCTCGTATCATCATTAAAAGTCTTTGTAgcttatcaaaataaaatgaaataatttttactataattaatgtagatatttttaataagtaccATTATTAGGGTCATTCCATTTTATGACTGTTAGCatgaataaacaatttattcattaaaattaatcatataatatataatttgaatatattaaaaaatacctaAATTTGCTGCAAGAATTGCGCCCGTACTGACTCCACACATGTAGTCAAACATTTCATGTACTCTGCGCCCGGTTAACTTTTCCAATTTCTTAAGCATTTCAATGACAAGTAGTCCTCTCGTACCACCCCCATCAATTGAAAGAATTCTGATGCCTCGGCAAGGAAGTGGATCGATGTACCCCACTACTGCAAGAGCTTCTCGGATAGATGctaattatattgaaaatttattgtcatatgttattttttgttaattaaagatTTATAAGTAGGGACAAGATTTTTGcgttaattttgaaaagaatcgttcaaatgtttgatattccggcgaaaatattggttttataaaaaaagttttcaaacaaaagttgtaagaaatttgattttcgaaaaaaaatgactcttatgatttttttatacgaccgatattttcaccgtaattccaaaattaagattcttaatgaatgattaaaatttttgttaattatgaaaatcttaattttgaaattacggcttCATTATTaatcctaaagaaaaattatgtaagacattgtttttggaaaattgaattttgaacaacttttacttgaaaattttttctatacgaccaatattttagccataatatcaaaaattagacatcattaattattaattctaaattttctaattcagGAAAAAATCCTTGccttatttataagtaaaaaaaaatatattattcgcTTTACCGTGTACTTTCTCGTCCTTCGATTTCTGTCTCGTTCGCAACAGTGTTTTAACTGCGCCTTCTTTGATAGCATGATATCTTGCTTCTGGAAACTGCTCTACATGCGCTAAAAAATCTTCTAATCTTTTTATTTGTGAGGTATTAGATTCAGCGATAATTATACTATTCAGTATATGTTTAGTTCTTGATAGAATACTATCTTTTGTTATATTACTTTTGACACAAGTCTTCCATTTAGGACTCGTAGTCAATGGCAAGGATTCTTTTACTCgaggatttaattttataaagaaatcaCTCAATAATTGTGGTAATGCTAATATTTGGTCTTTggtattttgtaataattgatCTGGAGTAACAACCGATGATTGTAAAACCTGTCTTTTACCATCAACGTTTTTATCATCTGTTTCTTGGTTTACTGTTTTTGGTATTTTATTATCTCTTTGAACAATGGCTACTTTCGTTTCATGATCAATATCTTTGTTGGTCGATCcgttatcagaaaaatttctcttgttatttttgataaaaggGTAAACTAATTTCTTAGTTACATCGATccagtatttattaaatattaactgaacatttttattgtattccaaaatagataaaaagttttttgaatgAGTTAATGATTTCCACTGATTTTGCATTCTGATTTTAGATTGTGTTAAAATATTCAGagaatatgataatttttcgGTCACATTACTATCATTTCGATTTGCTACACCATCTGTAAGCTTTCtgtaaacaatatttttttattattgaattattattgtatatttggtgaaagaaaaaaaaatgtaggcTTCACCAGGGTTGCAAATTCTTTAATGAGaatatttgcaattaaaaattaaattttaaatccgtaattgaaattatatcgattgaaattacgaaattaatttttaattcaacaatttgaattgaaaaattaaaaaattaattttaattcacagACGTgggattcaaaatttaaaaattgatatttaatccGGCACAagagattcaaaatttaaaaattaatttaaatgtacacaCGTGggattaaaaatcgaaaaactcatttttaatcagacaagtcaaattaaaaattaaaaaattagtttttaaattgacacgtgggtttaaaatttgtaaaattaattctaattcaaaaacgttggattaaaaattaaacaattacttGTTAATTCAAACACGTGGGATCGAAAAttggaaattactttttaatttagatatgGTACGCAATCAGATATAAGTTatcaagacaaaaaatttgatggcACTCTTAACAGGAAAGAATACTGTTTTATTTGaccaagtttaaatatttttaaacttactcTTGATCTTCAGATATAATAGAATTTGCAATAAAAAGATCATCCATAGTCGAGACAttcaagaattaaattttttgaataattttcagtgtaaacagagaatttaaaattaaaacaacacTAATCCGgtgtttggaatttttaatttttcatttaatttttgatacgaaaatagaaaattaaaacacggaatgtaattttttaatccccTTTAGTTAtggctaattaaaatttttgatttactgttcaattattaaatatggaatttgagattagaaagaaatttttgaatctggTTTTCCGAATTGAAATTGatcatttaatgttttattttaaaacgtaGATTCAAAAACTTAGCCATTACATTTTAACACTACTttacgaattaaaaatttgaaatttaatttttaattaaaaaatgtaggattaaaaattaaaaaatcatttttaatttgttgtttttggattatgaaacataaaaaaaaaattaattgaagtactaatgcaattataaatttaatgctctattTGCAACCctgaaaacattaaatttgtgttaaaatttaaatacaaaattcaGGCAATACAAGATGTTAATTCGTTATTTCTTAAATGTCAGTGacagtatgaaaaaaaaatgttaacttttacatatttttgtactgtagatatttcttaaaaataatatacatattattttgaGGTTATCAAAAGTGACAACAATTATTATCTAacattcaactatttttttattgtaaagagTGTTTTTACTAcagtaaagataaaaaaaaatcatgtaatATTTGCTACCAGgcgtaaatattaaaattaatttcttttttaaaaacaaaaacaaatgtTAATTCAGCGAAAAAATAATCTGCATTACATAATATAACTcgaaattataactaaatttttctgattacTATGATAAATTTTCCAGCTTTTAGTaaatggtaaattttaaaagttaataaaaaaaaattttacgttaaATTTTGACGTTCATAAAacgtcaatttcatttttctaataattcttCCGTGACTATCGATTGagtttttaacataaatttaataaagaaacacttaataaatgttgataattcaatttttgtacCAAGTAATACTTTCAAAGTGTTAAATAGtagatcgatttgaaatttcgaATTAACACAATGGAATGTGTCAATTTAACATTGaataatcaacacaaaaaatttacaaaaccaTTCGTTcttaacacaatattttttactataaaacttAACGTTTATTAAACGTTTTGTAGAACTATATAAAAGTGTCTATacatatttactaaatatattagtaataataatcatagataaaagataaaattaactatCTCGTCATTGAGAGTGAAACCAACTAAATTGACTTCTTAATGGGTTCCGTTTTTGTCAAACTAGGCCCAAGAGGCAGCATCATAGCTCATTCGATGACGCGAAATTTAACGTTAAAAATAACTTCTTAACTTATCTAACAACAtggatacaaataataataaatatctcaCATAGAATGTTGCACAGTTACAAGAAGATATctcaactatttatttacctGTGTAAtaactttcattattttcaacaataacaTCCTTCGCGAAATGGTTAGGACATAACCTCGACGATTTCGAAGACcgtaaatttacatttatagtCTGTTCCCAAAGGGCCCGACGTTTTCCATCATTGGGAAAAGTAAAAGTTGCTTTTCCTTTACAGAAAAGAGCACATCACTTACTCATattctgtataattttataatttctctGATATCGAATATATATGATGATCTTGCGACACTAGTAGCTCCTCCAAAACACATATTTAAGTGACAAATATACTGTATATTTATCATGGTTTGACATTCATCGAAAACATCATATGATAGattgtaaaattgaaaatttcttggattttttttcctaaatcactctagaacaaatttttcgtctttttaaatttgacattcaaaaatttgcgCTCGACCAAATTCGCTATTATGCTGCTTCCAAGCGGAGAAGTTTGGCAAAACGGAACCCcattctttatatatatatatatagttgtatATAGCACAAgtatattttatcgttatttattaCCTTTTTAACGTTACACCTTGTCTATAATATCTAAAATGTTTACGTAAGAccattttattacttaatgacaaataaattagttttccAACAcctctattaattatttttgttttcattaatgctgataaaaaaagtttcactccgaaaaaaaaatacaatatgtttaaaaatattatgattaattttaaattaaatcactgttaatattataaacaaatatttaaaattctcaaaataattaaaactataaaatattttttttttaatataattaagatATTGATTGTTGTTGCTGTTTTTTCACTTTACTGAGTTTAAACGAAGGCAAACGTTgtcttttatagtttttttttggcaatgtttttaatatttgaaaataatatcacgcgatattaaaatatgttgTGACGCGCATACTTGGCACGCGTATTCTAAGATGTATTACGCTTTTCTAATATACGCTACAATTCTAATATGTAAACAcacttaatttaatcaataagtGGTGCAATTACAGttaatgttaattttgttgtttGTCAAATACCTCATGactttgttttcaatttttttttcgttgcaaTAAAAACGTTTGCGTACAAATACGTACTTATGagtatatgttttattttttgttattcattGAGGTATTTACATTTAAGTCAATTGTTATTCATTAGAAGtatatcatttttcaaataaatatttatctaataaaaataatttgtacaaAAGGAAGCATCtttcttgataaatatatgCGAAGTATTTGTGAATATAGACAtcggttttaatttatattttgaaaaatatcgtTGAGGTTGATTAATTCAttgccctgattaaaaaaaggtATTTGACAGTATTAAAATGGCCCGTATGAAAAAGCAATATATGAGATTCCCCGGATCACAATATCTAGCATCATTGAACCCAAGTAAGCCTCAATCCAGTctcattgagaaaaaaaaagcattttgagCCTCAAATAATGCTCACAGAGCCTCAGTGAGCCTCAAATGGTGATCAAAGAGCCTCAAATAATACTAGTCGAATTTagattacattttaaattacttagtCAAGACTAGGTTTATATGAGGCTCATCGAGGCTTATTGAAGATCtttgagcatcatttgaggctcattgaggctttttgaatatcatttaaaGCTCAAAATGCTATTTTTACTCAAAGGCTGGATTGAGGCTTACTTGGGTTCGATGAGGCTAGATATTGTGACCCGGGTCagtataattcaaaatatatgataatttatatggAATTATAAGAAGTCATATATGGAGCCATACACAAAATTTTGCCGAAatattatatgattttataatttgaaacatatatatcggtaatatatatattttttttttacatgataaCTTATAAGTATTACTTATACTGGCACGTGGCCCAATTGGGACggtatccctgattaaaaatactcattgagagggattgaaaaatttttcaatccttTTCAATCCCAACAGAGGTTTTGAAAAGTCTTGAATGGGATtgaaatttcgatcatttgaatactttgtaattcttaaaaaggaattcaaaagtattgaaaagaattcaatcTCTCATCATTTCAATACCTTTTAATTCCAAAGTGGAATTCGACAGTATTGAAATGAATTCAATCTTTTATCATTCCAATACCTTTCAATTCCAAAGTGGAATTCGAAAGTATTGaagaagattaaattttttatcgtttgaATACCTTTTAATTCTAGAGtggaattaaaatatattcatcagGATTCATTCTTGTATATTTTGAATACTATTTAATTCTCACCCTGATTGAAAATACTCACTGAAAAGGATTGAAAAAGATGAGAATTTAATACTTCTGAATACTTTCTATACTACCAGATTTTCATCTGggcataaaattaatacttttcaattctattgaatccaaaaatatgagaatttcTGAACTTCCgaggaattgaaaaagattcaaaagaatcaacgtttttaatctttctgaatacttttcaataccaaaataatatatcacaTTTCGGGGCACGTGtaggattgaaaagaattcaaatgaattgaaattgttcaatctttctgaatccttctcaataccaaaataattcGATATTTCGGATCGAGTgtaggattgaaaaaaattcaaatgaattgaaatttttgaacctTTTTCAATCCTTCTCAATACCTAAATAATTCCATAttggaaaatattgaaatgaaaaattgaattcctttcaatacttttgaattccattttaagaattacaaagtattcaaatgatCCAAAATTCGATGCcattcaatacttttcaaaacctccgtattgattgaaaagaattaaaataattttcaatccttttcaataagtatttttaatcagatgGGAAACTATCCTGATGATTTTTAGAGGGATGTCCCATCACGCGCGCTGCTGTGAGTGTGTGTTTATACGGAGTAATTTACTAAATGAAAGGTTTGTGTTAAAAAAGAATATCATCGATAttataagattcaaaaatttcaattcatttgaattcttcTCAATCCTACACTCGATCCGAAATATCgaactattttggtattgagaaggattcaaaaagattcaaaaatttcaactcattttaattcttttcaatcctaCACTCGATCCGAAATATCgaactattttggtattgagaaggattaaaaaagattcaaaaatttcaattcattttaattcttttcaatcctaCACTCGATCCGAAATATCgaactattttggtattgagaaggattgaaaaaaattcaaaaatttcaattcattttaattcttttcaatcctaCACTCGATCCGAAATATCgaactattttggtattgagaaggattgaaaaagattgaaaaatttcaattcattttaattcttttcaatcctaCACTCGATCCGAAATATCgaactattttggtattgagaagtattcagaaagattaaaaatatcaattcttttgaatctttttcaattcctcgcaagtttagaaattctcatattatttttggattgaAAAGGATTAATTTTATGTCCAAATGGAAATGTTGGGGTATAGGAAGtgttcaaaagtattcaattctcatctttttcaattcttttcaatgagtatttttaatcaggctATAGCCAATaaggaaaaaagaaaaaaaaagtattacttataatattttatactatactttaagttattaattaatatgataagatatatgatttaattatatgactgacatataatatttatatatgtaaatatatgtttacatatatttgcacaaatatatgtaaacataTGTGTACTCAAATATATGATAGATTTATATACTTATCGATATATGATGTAAgctatatttttagtatttttatgtaGTTACATGATAACtacaactatttttatttctttgttcctttaatttttagtatgaatgtatattttatattatttatacatgtataataatatcgaaattattataatattgaaattataagtttatatatagaacaagaatataatttaagatgtaatatcatatatatacaatcacatatattataagttacatggattataataatattgaaattataaattaatttataatgtgaaacatatattttacgttataaattaatatataaaacggACATATAATTGATACAATttcacatgtatatatattcacacatattataaatgatatggattattataatattaaacgtataaattattatatatgattaatcatataataatcaatattaataattttaccgCCATATATGTTCAGTTATttaccatatatttttttatataattttcgaCAGTATATGGTTTTTTCATACGGGAGATTAAAATGTTAATACTTTCAAATCTTGCTAAATACTGTAAATCCTGTATCAAAATTCGCggttattaaatactttttaatattaaaatgttcGAAAAGAGTAGTAGGGTATGACAGAATTGAagtagtatttaaaatttcaaattgtattaaatacttttaaatcctgaaataatgttttcattttattatttttttaggataTAAAAGGATTCGACAGTATTTAACagtttgaatcatttcaaattctGTTAAATGGTTTTAgaattaaatagtatttaacagaattaaaaaatttgaatcatgtTGAATCCTTCTGAATCACACTTAGGATTTGATAGCATTCAagagaatataaatttttttaatcaaggaTACGTTCATGATGgagtaaatcattttttttaatcaaggatcttatttttaagaaattatctcAAGTGGCTAGCTTAGCTTTTTGTTAGCTTTTAGATTCCCATTTCAAGTCAACTTTttgctattttttatatttacaataaagtattttttatttctaaacgATAAATCTTAAAAGTTCTTTCAAAATTACCATAAagatgttattaaaatttaatatgaaaaaaagttagta is a window from the Microplitis demolitor isolate Queensland-Clemson2020A chromosome 4, iyMicDemo2.1a, whole genome shotgun sequence genome containing:
- the LOC103569183 gene encoding calcium-independent phospholipase A2-gamma isoform X5; this encodes MQNQWKSLTHSKNFLSILEYNKNVQLIFNKYWIDVTKKLVYPFIKNNKRNFSDNGSTNKDIDHETKVAIVQRDNKIPKTVNQETDDKNVDGKRQVLQSSVVTPDQLLQNTKDQILALPQLLSDFFIKLNPRVKESLPLTTSPKWKTCVKSNITKDSILSRTKHILNSIIIAESNTSQIKRLEDFLAHVEQFPEARYHAIKEGAVKTLLRTRQKSKDEKVHASIREALAVVGYIDPLPCRGIRILSIDGGGTRGLLVIEMLKKLEKLTGRRVHEMFDYMCGVSTGAILAANLGSPKRKSLDEVSDLYKELSMKIFNQSALRGTSSLVWSHAYYDTALWEQMLQEQLGNEDLIKTARDPHSPKFSAIATIFNDAQVAAYIFRNYTLPPRVESQYMGSYRHKLWEAARASAAAPTYFEEFKHGDYILTDGGIIVNNPCAVAIHEAKRLWPNTPIQCVVSFGTGRTPPIIPNSEGKMKETVASSWKDKFYKILASATDTEGVHIVLNDLLPDDVYYRFNPYLTEMVSMDDVRPDKMALLEQDAQMYIRKNEDKFNQAAIALSQKRLLSQKAMDWVKLQKEILGF
- the LOC103569183 gene encoding calcium-independent phospholipase A2-gamma isoform X1: MKTKIINRGVGKLIYLSLSNKMVLRKHFRYYRQGVTLKRKLTDGVANRNDSNVTEKLSYSLNILTQSKIRMQNQWKSLTHSKNFLSILEYNKNVQLIFNKYWIDVTKKLVYPFIKNNKRNFSDNGSTNKDIDHETKVAIVQRDNKIPKTVNQETDDKNVDGKRQVLQSSVVTPDQLLQNTKDQILALPQLLSDFFIKLNPRVKESLPLTTSPKWKTCVKSNITKDSILSRTKHILNSIIIAESNTSQIKRLEDFLAHVEQFPEARYHAIKEGAVKTLLRTRQKSKDEKVHASIREALAVVGYIDPLPCRGIRILSIDGGGTRGLLVIEMLKKLEKLTGRRVHEMFDYMCGVSTGAILAANLGSPKRKSLDEVSDLYKELSMKIFNQSALRGTSSLVWSHAYYDTALWEQMLQEQLGNEDLIKTARDPHSPKFSAIATIFNDAQVAAYIFRNYTLPPRVESQYMGSYRHKLWEAARASAAAPTYFEEFKHGDYILTDGGIIVNNPCAVAIHEAKRLWPNTPIQCVVSFGTGRTPPIIPNSEGKMKETVASSWKDKFYKILASATDTEGVHIVLNDLLPDDVYYRFNPYLTEMVSMDDVRPDKMALLEQDAQMYIRKNEDKFNQAAIALSQKRLLSQKAMDWVKLQKEILGF
- the LOC103569183 gene encoding calcium-independent phospholipase A2-gamma isoform X3, which codes for MYIIFKKYLQYKNIKLTDGVANRNDSNVTEKLSYSLNILTQSKIRMQNQWKSLTHSKNFLSILEYNKNVQLIFNKYWIDVTKKLVYPFIKNNKRNFSDNGSTNKDIDHETKVAIVQRDNKIPKTVNQETDDKNVDGKRQVLQSSVVTPDQLLQNTKDQILALPQLLSDFFIKLNPRVKESLPLTTSPKWKTCVKSNITKDSILSRTKHILNSIIIAESNTSQIKRLEDFLAHVEQFPEARYHAIKEGAVKTLLRTRQKSKDEKVHASIREALAVVGYIDPLPCRGIRILSIDGGGTRGLLVIEMLKKLEKLTGRRVHEMFDYMCGVSTGAILAANLGSPKRKSLDEVSDLYKELSMKIFNQSALRGTSSLVWSHAYYDTALWEQMLQEQLGNEDLIKTARDPHSPKFSAIATIFNDAQVAAYIFRNYTLPPRVESQYMGSYRHKLWEAARASAAAPTYFEEFKHGDYILTDGGIIVNNPCAVAIHEAKRLWPNTPIQCVVSFGTGRTPPIIPNSEGKMKETVASSWKDKFYKILASATDTEGVHIVLNDLLPDDVYYRFNPYLTEMVSMDDVRPDKMALLEQDAQMYIRKNEDKFNQAAIALSQKRLLSQKAMDWVKLQKEILGF
- the LOC103569183 gene encoding calcium-independent phospholipase A2-gamma isoform X4 — translated: MKLTFYERQNLTKLTDGVANRNDSNVTEKLSYSLNILTQSKIRMQNQWKSLTHSKNFLSILEYNKNVQLIFNKYWIDVTKKLVYPFIKNNKRNFSDNGSTNKDIDHETKVAIVQRDNKIPKTVNQETDDKNVDGKRQVLQSSVVTPDQLLQNTKDQILALPQLLSDFFIKLNPRVKESLPLTTSPKWKTCVKSNITKDSILSRTKHILNSIIIAESNTSQIKRLEDFLAHVEQFPEARYHAIKEGAVKTLLRTRQKSKDEKVHASIREALAVVGYIDPLPCRGIRILSIDGGGTRGLLVIEMLKKLEKLTGRRVHEMFDYMCGVSTGAILAANLGSPKRKSLDEVSDLYKELSMKIFNQSALRGTSSLVWSHAYYDTALWEQMLQEQLGNEDLIKTARDPHSPKFSAIATIFNDAQVAAYIFRNYTLPPRVESQYMGSYRHKLWEAARASAAAPTYFEEFKHGDYILTDGGIIVNNPCAVAIHEAKRLWPNTPIQCVVSFGTGRTPPIIPNSEGKMKETVASSWKDKFYKILASATDTEGVHIVLNDLLPDDVYYRFNPYLTEMVSMDDVRPDKMALLEQDAQMYIRKNEDKFNQAAIALSQKRLLSQKAMDWVKLQKEILGF
- the LOC103569183 gene encoding calcium-independent phospholipase A2-gamma isoform X2, with protein sequence MDDLFIANSIISEDQEKLTDGVANRNDSNVTEKLSYSLNILTQSKIRMQNQWKSLTHSKNFLSILEYNKNVQLIFNKYWIDVTKKLVYPFIKNNKRNFSDNGSTNKDIDHETKVAIVQRDNKIPKTVNQETDDKNVDGKRQVLQSSVVTPDQLLQNTKDQILALPQLLSDFFIKLNPRVKESLPLTTSPKWKTCVKSNITKDSILSRTKHILNSIIIAESNTSQIKRLEDFLAHVEQFPEARYHAIKEGAVKTLLRTRQKSKDEKVHASIREALAVVGYIDPLPCRGIRILSIDGGGTRGLLVIEMLKKLEKLTGRRVHEMFDYMCGVSTGAILAANLGSPKRKSLDEVSDLYKELSMKIFNQSALRGTSSLVWSHAYYDTALWEQMLQEQLGNEDLIKTARDPHSPKFSAIATIFNDAQVAAYIFRNYTLPPRVESQYMGSYRHKLWEAARASAAAPTYFEEFKHGDYILTDGGIIVNNPCAVAIHEAKRLWPNTPIQCVVSFGTGRTPPIIPNSEGKMKETVASSWKDKFYKILASATDTEGVHIVLNDLLPDDVYYRFNPYLTEMVSMDDVRPDKMALLEQDAQMYIRKNEDKFNQAAIALSQKRLLSQKAMDWVKLQKEILGF